The proteins below are encoded in one region of Balaenoptera acutorostrata chromosome 11, mBalAcu1.1, whole genome shotgun sequence:
- the LOC130709181 gene encoding uncharacterized LOC128125814 homolog — protein sequence MLKMSGWQRQSHNQSRNLRRECSRRKCIFIHHHT from the exons ATGTTGAAGATGAGCGGGTGGCAGCGACAGAGCCATAATCAGAGCCGGAACCTGAGGAGAGAG tgttccagaaggaAGTGTATCTTCATACATCACCACACCTGA
- the DDIT3 gene encoding DNA damage-inducible transcript 3 protein has translation MAAESLPFSFGTLSSWELEAWYEDLQEVLSSDENGGTCVSPPGNEEEGPKTFTTLDPASLAWLTEEPGRAAVTCTSQSPSSPDSSQSSPAQEEEEEDQERPRKRKHRGQCPARAGKQHMKEKGQENERKVAQLAEENERLKQEIERLTREVEATRRALIDRMVNLHQA, from the exons ATGGCAGCTGAGTCACTGCCTTTCTCCTTCGGGACACTGTCCAGCTGGGAGCTGGAGGCCTGGTATGAGGACTTGCAGGAGGTGCTGTCCTCAGATGAAAATGGGGGTACCTGTGTCTCACCCCCTGGAAACGAGGAG GAAGGACCAAAAACCTTCACCACTCTTGACCCCGCCTCCCTGGCTTGGCTGACCGAGGAGCCAGGACGAGCAGCGGTCACGTGCACCTCCCAGAGCCCCAGCTCTCCGGATTCCAGTCAGAGCTCCCCGGctcaggaggaagaagaggaagaccaAGAAAGACCCAGGAAACGGAAACACCGTGGCCAGTGCCCGGCACGGGCTGGAAAGCAGCACATGAAGGAGAAAGGacaagagaatgaaagaaaagtggCACAGCTAGCTGAAGAGAACGAACGGCTCAAGCAGGAAATTGAGCGCCTGACCAGGGAAGTGGAGGCGACTCGCCGAGCTCTGATTGACCGGATGGTTAATCTGCACCAAGCGTGA
- the MARS1 gene encoding methionine--tRNA ligase, cytoplasmic isoform X2 has translation MRLFVSEGAPGSLPVLAAAGRAQCRAELLISTVGPEECVVPFLTRPKVPVLQLDSGNYLFSTSAICRYFFLLSGWEQDDLTNQWLEWEATELQPALSAALYYLVVQGKKGEDVFSPVRRALTHIDHSLSRRSCPFLAGETESLADIVLWGALYPLLQDPAYLPEELGALHSWFQTLSSQEPCQRAAETVLKQQGVLALRPYLQKQPQPSSLEGRAVSNEPEEEELATLSEEEIAMAVAAWEKGLESLPPVQPQQNPVLPVAGERNVLITSALPYVNNVPHLGNIIGCVLSADVFARYSRLRQWNTLYLCGTDEYGTATETKAMEEGLTPQEICDKYHVIHADIYRWFNISFDIFGRTTTPQQTKITQDIFQRLVARGFVLQDTVEQLRCEHCARFLADRFVEGVCPFCGYEEARGDQCDKCGKLINAIELKKPQCKVCRSCPVVKSSQHLFLDLPKLGKPLEEWLEKTLPGSDWTPNARFIIRSWIRDGLKPRCITRDLKWGTPVPLVGFEDKVFYVWFDATIGYLSITANYTDQWEKWWKNPEQVSLYQFMAKDNVPFHGLVFPCSALGAEDNYTLVSHLIATEYLNYEDGKFSKSRGVGVFGDMAQDTGIPADIWRFYLLYIRPEGQDSAFSWTDMLLKNNSELLNNLGNFINRAGMFVSKFFGGFVPEMVLTSDDRRLLAHVTLELQHYHQLLEKVRIRDALRSILTISRHGNQYIQVNEPWKRIKGSEADRQRAGTVTGLAVNIAALLSIMLQPYMPTVSATIQAQLQLPPPACSILLTNFLCTLPAGHQIGTVSPLFQKLENDQIESLRQRFSGGQLEESLSLKAKASPKPAAVETMTTAGPQQIQVLMDEVTKQGNIVRELKAQKADKNQVAAEVAKLLDLKKQLALAEGKPLETPKGKKKK, from the exons ATGAGGTTGTTCGTGAGCGAGGGCGCCCCGGGGAGCCTGCCCGTGCTGGCCGCGGCCGGGAGGGCCCAGTGCAGAGCGGAGCTACTCATCAGCACTGTAGGCCCGGAAG AGTGTGTGGTCCCGTTCCTGACCCGGCCTAAGGTTCCTGTCTTGCAACTGGATAGTGGCAACTACCTCTTCTCCACCAGTGCAATCTGTCG ATACTTCTTTCTTTTATCTGGCTGGGAGCAAGATGACCTCACCAACCAGTGGCTGGAATGGGAAGCGACAGAGCTGCAG CCAGCTTTGTCCGCTGCCCTGTACTATTTAGTGGtccaagggaagaagggagaagatgTTTTTAGCCCGGTCCGGAGAGCCCTGACTCATATTGACCACAGCTTGAGTCGTCGGAGCTGTCCGTTCCTGGCTGGG GAGACAGAATCTCTAGCTGACATTGTTTTGTGGGGAGCACTGTATCCATTACTCCAAGACCCGGCATACCTCCCTG AGGAGCTGGGTGCCCTGCACAGCTGGTTCCAGACACTGAGTTCTCAGGAGCCATGTCAGCGAGCTGCAGAGACTGTGCTGAAGCAGCAGGGTGTCCTGGCCCTCCGGCCCTACCTCCAAAAgcagccccagcccagctcccttgAGGGGAGGGCTGTCAGCAATGAGCCTGAG GAGGAGGAGCTGGCTACCCTATCTGAGGAGGAGATTGCCATGGCGGTAGCTGCTTGGGAGAAGGGCCTGGAAAGCTTGCCCCCTGTTCAGCCACAGCAGAATCCAGT GTTGCCTGTGGCTGGGGAGAGGAATGTGCTCATCACCAGCGCCCTCCCTTATGTCAACAATGTCCCCCATCTTGGAAACATCATCGGTTGCGTGCTCAGTGCTGACGTCTTTGCCAG GTACTCCCGGCTCCGCCAGTGGAACACCCTCTATCTGTGTGGGACAGATGAGTATGGTACAGCGACAGAGACCAAGGCTATGGAGGAGGGTCTAACCCCCCAGGAGATCTGTGACAAGTACCATGTTATCCACGCTGACATCTACCGCTGGTTTAATATCTCGTTTGACATTTTTGGTCGGACAACCACTCCGCAGCAGACCAA AATTACCCAGGATATCTTCCAGCGGTTGGTGGCCCGAGGTTTTGTGCTGCAAGATACTGTGGAGCAACTGCGGTGTGAGCACTGTGCCCGCTTCCTGGCTGACCGCTTTGTGGAGGGTGTGTGTCCCTTCTGTGGCTATGAGGAGGCCCGGGGTGACCAGTGTGACAAGTGTGGCAAGCTCATCAATGCCATCGAGCTCAAG AAACCTCAGTGTAAAGTCTGCCGGTCGTGCCCTGTGGTGAAATCCTCTCAGCACCTGTTTCTGGACCTGCCTAAG TTGGGAAAGCCGCTGGAGGAGTGGTTGGAGAAGACGTTGCCTGGCAGTGACTGGACACCTAACGCCCGGTTCATCATTCGTTCTTGGATTCGGGATGGCCTCAAGCCACGCTGCATAACCCGAGACCTCAAGTGGGGAACCCCTGTGCCCTTAGTAGGTTTTGAGGACAAG GTATTCTATGTCTGGTTTGATGCCACCATTGGCTACCTGTCCATCACAGCCAACTACACAGACCAGTGGGAGAAATGGTGGAAGAACCCAGAACAA GTGAGCCTGTATCAGTTCATGGCCAAAGACAATGTTCCCTTCCACGGCTTAGTCTTTCCTTGTTCAGCCCTAGGAGCTGAGGACAACTACACTTTGGTCAGCCACCTCATTGCTACAG aataCCTGAATTACGAGGACGGGAAATTCTCTAAGAGCCGGGGTGTGGGAGTGTTTGGGGACAtggcccaggacacagggatccctGCTGACATCTGGCGCTTCTATCTGCTGTACATTCGGCCTGAGGGTCAGGACAGTGCCTTCTCCTGGACAGACATGTTGCTCAAGAATAATTCTGAGCTGCTGAACAATCTGGGCAACTTCATCAACAG AGCTGGGATGTTTGTGTCtaagttttttgggggttttgtgCCTGAGATGGTGCTCACCTCTGATGATCGGCGCCTGCTGGCCCATGTCACCCTGGAGCTCCAGCATTATCACCAGCTGCTAGAGAAGGTTCG GATCCGGGATGCCTTACGCAGTATCCTCACCATCTCTCGCCATGGCAACCAGTACATTCAGGTGAACGAGCCCTGGAAGCGGATTAAAGGCAGCGAGGCTGACAG GCAGCGGGCAGGGACAGTGACAGGCTTGGCAGTGAATATAGCTGCCTTGCTGTCCATCATGCTCCAGCCTTACATGCCCACGGTTAGTGCTACCATCCAGGCCCAGCTGCAGCTCCCACCTCCAGCCTGCAGCATCCTGCTCACAAACTTCCTGTGCACCTTACCAGCAGGACACCAGATTGGCACA GTCAGTCCCTTGTTCCAAAAATTGGAAAATGACCAGATTGAAAGTCTGAGGCAGCGCTTCAGCGGGGGCCAG CTAGAAGAGTCCTTGTCATTAAAG GCAAAAGCATCCCCCAAGCCAGCAGCTGTAGAGACTATGACAACAGCTGGACCACAGCAGATACAAGTGCTGATGGATGAAGTGACCAAGCAG GGCAACATTGTCCGAGAATTGAAAGCACAAAAGGCAGACAAGAACCAGGTTGCTGCAGAGGTGGCTAAACTCTTGGATCTGAAGAAACAGTTGGCTCTAGCTGAGGGGAAACCCCTTGAAACCCCTAAAGGcaagaagaaaaagtga
- the MARS1 gene encoding methionine--tRNA ligase, cytoplasmic isoform X1: MRLFVSEGAPGSLPVLAAAGRAQCRAELLISTVGPEECVVPFLTRPKVPVLQLDSGNYLFSTSAICRYFFLLSGWEQDDLTNQWLEWEATELQPALSAALYYLVVQGKKGEDVFSPVRRALTHIDHSLSRRSCPFLAGETESLADIVLWGALYPLLQDPAYLPEELGALHSWFQTLSSQEPCQRAAETVLKQQGVLALRPYLQKQPQPSSLEGRAVSNEPEEEELATLSEEEIAMAVAAWEKGLESLPPVQPQQNPVLPVAGERNVLITSALPYVNNVPHLGNIIGCVLSADVFARYSRLRQWNTLYLCGTDEYGTATETKAMEEGLTPQEICDKYHVIHADIYRWFNISFDIFGRTTTPQQTKITQDIFQRLVARGFVLQDTVEQLRCEHCARFLADRFVEGVCPFCGYEEARGDQCDKCGKLINAIELKKPQCKVCRSCPVVKSSQHLFLDLPKLGKPLEEWLEKTLPGSDWTPNARFIIRSWIRDGLKPRCITRDLKWGTPVPLVGFEDKVFYVWFDATIGYLSITANYTDQWEKWWKNPEQVSLYQFMAKDNVPFHGLVFPCSALGAEDNYTLVSHLIATEYLNYEDGKFSKSRGVGVFGDMAQDTGIPADIWRFYLLYIRPEGQDSAFSWTDMLLKNNSELLNNLGNFINRAGMFVSKFFGGFVPEMVLTSDDRRLLAHVTLELQHYHQLLEKVRIRDALRSILTISRHGNQYIQVNEPWKRIKGSEADRQRAGTVTGLAVNIAALLSIMLQPYMPTVSATIQAQLQLPPPACSILLTNFLCTLPAGHQIGTVSPLFQKLENDQIESLRQRFSGGQVRKLKTVPHPPTLEESLSLKAKASPKPAAVETMTTAGPQQIQVLMDEVTKQGNIVRELKAQKADKNQVAAEVAKLLDLKKQLALAEGKPLETPKGKKKK, from the exons ATGAGGTTGTTCGTGAGCGAGGGCGCCCCGGGGAGCCTGCCCGTGCTGGCCGCGGCCGGGAGGGCCCAGTGCAGAGCGGAGCTACTCATCAGCACTGTAGGCCCGGAAG AGTGTGTGGTCCCGTTCCTGACCCGGCCTAAGGTTCCTGTCTTGCAACTGGATAGTGGCAACTACCTCTTCTCCACCAGTGCAATCTGTCG ATACTTCTTTCTTTTATCTGGCTGGGAGCAAGATGACCTCACCAACCAGTGGCTGGAATGGGAAGCGACAGAGCTGCAG CCAGCTTTGTCCGCTGCCCTGTACTATTTAGTGGtccaagggaagaagggagaagatgTTTTTAGCCCGGTCCGGAGAGCCCTGACTCATATTGACCACAGCTTGAGTCGTCGGAGCTGTCCGTTCCTGGCTGGG GAGACAGAATCTCTAGCTGACATTGTTTTGTGGGGAGCACTGTATCCATTACTCCAAGACCCGGCATACCTCCCTG AGGAGCTGGGTGCCCTGCACAGCTGGTTCCAGACACTGAGTTCTCAGGAGCCATGTCAGCGAGCTGCAGAGACTGTGCTGAAGCAGCAGGGTGTCCTGGCCCTCCGGCCCTACCTCCAAAAgcagccccagcccagctcccttgAGGGGAGGGCTGTCAGCAATGAGCCTGAG GAGGAGGAGCTGGCTACCCTATCTGAGGAGGAGATTGCCATGGCGGTAGCTGCTTGGGAGAAGGGCCTGGAAAGCTTGCCCCCTGTTCAGCCACAGCAGAATCCAGT GTTGCCTGTGGCTGGGGAGAGGAATGTGCTCATCACCAGCGCCCTCCCTTATGTCAACAATGTCCCCCATCTTGGAAACATCATCGGTTGCGTGCTCAGTGCTGACGTCTTTGCCAG GTACTCCCGGCTCCGCCAGTGGAACACCCTCTATCTGTGTGGGACAGATGAGTATGGTACAGCGACAGAGACCAAGGCTATGGAGGAGGGTCTAACCCCCCAGGAGATCTGTGACAAGTACCATGTTATCCACGCTGACATCTACCGCTGGTTTAATATCTCGTTTGACATTTTTGGTCGGACAACCACTCCGCAGCAGACCAA AATTACCCAGGATATCTTCCAGCGGTTGGTGGCCCGAGGTTTTGTGCTGCAAGATACTGTGGAGCAACTGCGGTGTGAGCACTGTGCCCGCTTCCTGGCTGACCGCTTTGTGGAGGGTGTGTGTCCCTTCTGTGGCTATGAGGAGGCCCGGGGTGACCAGTGTGACAAGTGTGGCAAGCTCATCAATGCCATCGAGCTCAAG AAACCTCAGTGTAAAGTCTGCCGGTCGTGCCCTGTGGTGAAATCCTCTCAGCACCTGTTTCTGGACCTGCCTAAG TTGGGAAAGCCGCTGGAGGAGTGGTTGGAGAAGACGTTGCCTGGCAGTGACTGGACACCTAACGCCCGGTTCATCATTCGTTCTTGGATTCGGGATGGCCTCAAGCCACGCTGCATAACCCGAGACCTCAAGTGGGGAACCCCTGTGCCCTTAGTAGGTTTTGAGGACAAG GTATTCTATGTCTGGTTTGATGCCACCATTGGCTACCTGTCCATCACAGCCAACTACACAGACCAGTGGGAGAAATGGTGGAAGAACCCAGAACAA GTGAGCCTGTATCAGTTCATGGCCAAAGACAATGTTCCCTTCCACGGCTTAGTCTTTCCTTGTTCAGCCCTAGGAGCTGAGGACAACTACACTTTGGTCAGCCACCTCATTGCTACAG aataCCTGAATTACGAGGACGGGAAATTCTCTAAGAGCCGGGGTGTGGGAGTGTTTGGGGACAtggcccaggacacagggatccctGCTGACATCTGGCGCTTCTATCTGCTGTACATTCGGCCTGAGGGTCAGGACAGTGCCTTCTCCTGGACAGACATGTTGCTCAAGAATAATTCTGAGCTGCTGAACAATCTGGGCAACTTCATCAACAG AGCTGGGATGTTTGTGTCtaagttttttgggggttttgtgCCTGAGATGGTGCTCACCTCTGATGATCGGCGCCTGCTGGCCCATGTCACCCTGGAGCTCCAGCATTATCACCAGCTGCTAGAGAAGGTTCG GATCCGGGATGCCTTACGCAGTATCCTCACCATCTCTCGCCATGGCAACCAGTACATTCAGGTGAACGAGCCCTGGAAGCGGATTAAAGGCAGCGAGGCTGACAG GCAGCGGGCAGGGACAGTGACAGGCTTGGCAGTGAATATAGCTGCCTTGCTGTCCATCATGCTCCAGCCTTACATGCCCACGGTTAGTGCTACCATCCAGGCCCAGCTGCAGCTCCCACCTCCAGCCTGCAGCATCCTGCTCACAAACTTCCTGTGCACCTTACCAGCAGGACACCAGATTGGCACA GTCAGTCCCTTGTTCCAAAAATTGGAAAATGACCAGATTGAAAGTCTGAGGCAGCGCTTCAGCGGGGGCCAGGTGAGAAAGCTAAAGACTGTGCCTCACCCACCAACA CTAGAAGAGTCCTTGTCATTAAAG GCAAAAGCATCCCCCAAGCCAGCAGCTGTAGAGACTATGACAACAGCTGGACCACAGCAGATACAAGTGCTGATGGATGAAGTGACCAAGCAG GGCAACATTGTCCGAGAATTGAAAGCACAAAAGGCAGACAAGAACCAGGTTGCTGCAGAGGTGGCTAAACTCTTGGATCTGAAGAAACAGTTGGCTCTAGCTGAGGGGAAACCCCTTGAAACCCCTAAAGGcaagaagaaaaagtga
- the MARS1 gene encoding methionine--tRNA ligase, cytoplasmic isoform X3 — MRLFVSEGAPGSLPVLAAAGRAQCRAELLISTVGPEECVVPFLTRPKVPVLQLDSGNYLFSTSAICRYFFLLSGWEQDDLTNQWLEWEATELQPALSAALYYLVVQGKKGEDVFSPVRRALTHIDHSLSRRSCPFLAGETESLADIVLWGALYPLLQDPAYLPEELGALHSWFQTLSSQEPCQRAAETVLKQQGVLALRPYLQKQPQPSSLEGRAVSNEPEEEELATLSEEEIAMAVAAWEKGLESLPPVQPQQNPVLPVAGERNVLITSALPYVNNVPHLGNIIGCVLSADVFARYSRLRQWNTLYLCGTDEYGTATETKAMEEGLTPQEICDKYHVIHADIYRWFNISFDIFGRTTTPQQTKITQDIFQRLVARGFVLQDTVEQLRCEHCARFLADRFVEGVCPFCGYEEARGDQCDKCGKLINAIELKKPQCKVCRSCPVVKSSQHLFLDLPKLGKPLEEWLEKTLPGSDWTPNARFIIRSWIRDGLKPRCITRDLKWGTPVPLVGFEDKVFYVWFDATIGYLSITANYTDQWEKWWKNPEQVSLYQFMAKDNVPFHGLVFPCSALGAEDNYTLVSHLIATEYLNYEDGKFSKSRGVGVFGDMAQDTGIPADIWRFYLLYIRPEGQDSAFSWTDMLLKNNSELLNNLGNFINRAGMFVSKFFGGFVPEMVLTSDDRRLLAHVTLELQHYHQLLEKVRIRDALRSILTISRHGNQYIQVNEPWKRIKGSEADRQRAGTVTGLAVNIAALLSIMLQPYMPTVSATIQAQLQLPPPACSILLTNFLCTLPAGHQIGTVSPLFQKLENDQIESLRQRFSGGQAKASPKPAAVETMTTAGPQQIQVLMDEVTKQGNIVRELKAQKADKNQVAAEVAKLLDLKKQLALAEGKPLETPKGKKKK, encoded by the exons ATGAGGTTGTTCGTGAGCGAGGGCGCCCCGGGGAGCCTGCCCGTGCTGGCCGCGGCCGGGAGGGCCCAGTGCAGAGCGGAGCTACTCATCAGCACTGTAGGCCCGGAAG AGTGTGTGGTCCCGTTCCTGACCCGGCCTAAGGTTCCTGTCTTGCAACTGGATAGTGGCAACTACCTCTTCTCCACCAGTGCAATCTGTCG ATACTTCTTTCTTTTATCTGGCTGGGAGCAAGATGACCTCACCAACCAGTGGCTGGAATGGGAAGCGACAGAGCTGCAG CCAGCTTTGTCCGCTGCCCTGTACTATTTAGTGGtccaagggaagaagggagaagatgTTTTTAGCCCGGTCCGGAGAGCCCTGACTCATATTGACCACAGCTTGAGTCGTCGGAGCTGTCCGTTCCTGGCTGGG GAGACAGAATCTCTAGCTGACATTGTTTTGTGGGGAGCACTGTATCCATTACTCCAAGACCCGGCATACCTCCCTG AGGAGCTGGGTGCCCTGCACAGCTGGTTCCAGACACTGAGTTCTCAGGAGCCATGTCAGCGAGCTGCAGAGACTGTGCTGAAGCAGCAGGGTGTCCTGGCCCTCCGGCCCTACCTCCAAAAgcagccccagcccagctcccttgAGGGGAGGGCTGTCAGCAATGAGCCTGAG GAGGAGGAGCTGGCTACCCTATCTGAGGAGGAGATTGCCATGGCGGTAGCTGCTTGGGAGAAGGGCCTGGAAAGCTTGCCCCCTGTTCAGCCACAGCAGAATCCAGT GTTGCCTGTGGCTGGGGAGAGGAATGTGCTCATCACCAGCGCCCTCCCTTATGTCAACAATGTCCCCCATCTTGGAAACATCATCGGTTGCGTGCTCAGTGCTGACGTCTTTGCCAG GTACTCCCGGCTCCGCCAGTGGAACACCCTCTATCTGTGTGGGACAGATGAGTATGGTACAGCGACAGAGACCAAGGCTATGGAGGAGGGTCTAACCCCCCAGGAGATCTGTGACAAGTACCATGTTATCCACGCTGACATCTACCGCTGGTTTAATATCTCGTTTGACATTTTTGGTCGGACAACCACTCCGCAGCAGACCAA AATTACCCAGGATATCTTCCAGCGGTTGGTGGCCCGAGGTTTTGTGCTGCAAGATACTGTGGAGCAACTGCGGTGTGAGCACTGTGCCCGCTTCCTGGCTGACCGCTTTGTGGAGGGTGTGTGTCCCTTCTGTGGCTATGAGGAGGCCCGGGGTGACCAGTGTGACAAGTGTGGCAAGCTCATCAATGCCATCGAGCTCAAG AAACCTCAGTGTAAAGTCTGCCGGTCGTGCCCTGTGGTGAAATCCTCTCAGCACCTGTTTCTGGACCTGCCTAAG TTGGGAAAGCCGCTGGAGGAGTGGTTGGAGAAGACGTTGCCTGGCAGTGACTGGACACCTAACGCCCGGTTCATCATTCGTTCTTGGATTCGGGATGGCCTCAAGCCACGCTGCATAACCCGAGACCTCAAGTGGGGAACCCCTGTGCCCTTAGTAGGTTTTGAGGACAAG GTATTCTATGTCTGGTTTGATGCCACCATTGGCTACCTGTCCATCACAGCCAACTACACAGACCAGTGGGAGAAATGGTGGAAGAACCCAGAACAA GTGAGCCTGTATCAGTTCATGGCCAAAGACAATGTTCCCTTCCACGGCTTAGTCTTTCCTTGTTCAGCCCTAGGAGCTGAGGACAACTACACTTTGGTCAGCCACCTCATTGCTACAG aataCCTGAATTACGAGGACGGGAAATTCTCTAAGAGCCGGGGTGTGGGAGTGTTTGGGGACAtggcccaggacacagggatccctGCTGACATCTGGCGCTTCTATCTGCTGTACATTCGGCCTGAGGGTCAGGACAGTGCCTTCTCCTGGACAGACATGTTGCTCAAGAATAATTCTGAGCTGCTGAACAATCTGGGCAACTTCATCAACAG AGCTGGGATGTTTGTGTCtaagttttttgggggttttgtgCCTGAGATGGTGCTCACCTCTGATGATCGGCGCCTGCTGGCCCATGTCACCCTGGAGCTCCAGCATTATCACCAGCTGCTAGAGAAGGTTCG GATCCGGGATGCCTTACGCAGTATCCTCACCATCTCTCGCCATGGCAACCAGTACATTCAGGTGAACGAGCCCTGGAAGCGGATTAAAGGCAGCGAGGCTGACAG GCAGCGGGCAGGGACAGTGACAGGCTTGGCAGTGAATATAGCTGCCTTGCTGTCCATCATGCTCCAGCCTTACATGCCCACGGTTAGTGCTACCATCCAGGCCCAGCTGCAGCTCCCACCTCCAGCCTGCAGCATCCTGCTCACAAACTTCCTGTGCACCTTACCAGCAGGACACCAGATTGGCACA GTCAGTCCCTTGTTCCAAAAATTGGAAAATGACCAGATTGAAAGTCTGAGGCAGCGCTTCAGCGGGGGCCAG GCAAAAGCATCCCCCAAGCCAGCAGCTGTAGAGACTATGACAACAGCTGGACCACAGCAGATACAAGTGCTGATGGATGAAGTGACCAAGCAG GGCAACATTGTCCGAGAATTGAAAGCACAAAAGGCAGACAAGAACCAGGTTGCTGCAGAGGTGGCTAAACTCTTGGATCTGAAGAAACAGTTGGCTCTAGCTGAGGGGAAACCCCTTGAAACCCCTAAAGGcaagaagaaaaagtga